gagaaatctTCATTTAAGTCGGTACCGCCTTAACACGTGCATCATTATCCATCTAGGCTTCCTAGAGTAAAGCTTGAGAGCATAATTTCAAATGTGAGTATGCATTTGGAATCACACCCCAAGTTTATttcttaataaacaaaatatatcattgACCATAATATAGGGAGGTCAATGATATATAAGATATCAATGACCATAATTAGGCACCTAGCAGTAGAAATTGACCATGGttactttttttcaattttcatcaaAACTGTTGAtgccaacaaaaataaaataaaactaataataagaagacaaaacaaaattgtattaaaatggTTGGGTGCCGGGAAGTATTCGTTGGAGTATGAATATTTAAATGCTTCaccgatctctctctctatgattCTATAGTCATCAAAGATTTAAACTATATTATCTTTGATAAAATCCCTAATTCATATCTTTGAAACtgataaacaaaacaagaaatggcCTCTCAATTGCTTTTGCTTCCAAACCCATTCACTAAATCAGTCTCAGCTAAAATTTTCTTTACTGGTAAGTGTACTTTTGATCTTCATTcttttaagtcaaaatttattctgttttgtttctttttttttggcattaaAGTTCAATATATGATGTCTTGatattctattattttattttattttaatttgattaggtGATTATCAAGGATTGAATGATTTGACGCTGAAAAGAAGATCAACTCAACCAACAAAGGTTTCTAATGGATTTAGCTTAAGAGCAAAAGCAACTTCGAGATCTACTCACAACAAATCATTCGTTGAGATTCCAAAACAGTGGTACAATCTTGTCGCTGATCTTTCAGGGAAGCCTCCACCACCGTTGCATCCCAAGACTTTTCAACCGATCAAACCCGAAGATTTGTCACATCTTTTCCCCAACGAGTTAATAAAACAAGAAGCAGCACAAGAAAGGTTTATTGATATCCCTGAGGAAGTTCTTGAAATCTATAAGCTTTGGCGTCCAACTCCTCTAATCAGGTTCTTGTTTTCAattcttatatatgtttatgatatACACTAGAAAGTGATggatatgaataatattaatatgtattaaGGCCAAGATGTCATCAGTGTTTCCTCTAATCAGGTTCATGTTATCAAATCaagtaatttttgataattttgattCATCTGTTTGCTTTTGGTTTTAGATAAGATACTTCATGCTTTGATGTTTGCGTATGCACGTTGAAAATATGTCCTACGGAAAactaaaaatgtgtttttttataaaaaatgttcttatctaaatgcaaatataaaaatagcTGGCCTGGACTAGGAATAGAAGCATTAGGTGTCTTAAGATCATTGGGTTGTACTGGAGCCTTTTGGTCTGTGGGTGAGTTAAAAGTATCTTGCTTAGTTTATTGATTTTCTAATCCAGAGTCCAAATCTATTCTTTTTAGCTGAAGTATCTTTGGTTACTCCATATGAATTTCGTGttcttggtttggttttagaGCAAAGAGATTGGAGAAGCTTCTACAAACACCTGCAAGGATCTACTTCAAGTATGAAGGTGGTAGCCCAGCTGGTTCACACAAACCCAACACTGCCGTTCCACAAGCTTATTACAACGCGAAAGAAGGCATCAAGAACGTTGTGACAGAAACCGGTGCTGGCCAATGGGGCAGTTCTTTAGCATTTGCTTCTAGTCTCTTTGGCCTTGACTGCGAAGTAAGTAAgcatataaatattagattctTCCAGtgaattttatacatttttgataattgttctgtttcttttacGTTATTCCAACATTATAGGTATGGCAAGTAGCCAACTCGTATCACCAAAAGCCATATCGACGGTTGATGATGCAAACTTGGGGAGCAAAGGTTCATCCATCGCCATCAGATCTCACTGAAGCAGGTAGAAGAATCCTCCAGTCCGATCCATCAAGTCCTGGAAGTTTAGGCATTGCGATTTCAGAAGCTGTTGAAGTTGCTGCGAGAAACGAGGATACAAAATACTGCCTAGGGAGTGTACTGAACCATGTGTTGTTACACCAAACAATTATTGGAGAAGAGTGCATTCAACAAATGGAGAATTTTGGCGAAACACCTGATGTGATTATAGGGTGTACTGGTGGAGGATCAAATTTTGCTGGTTTGAGTTTTCCTTTTATCCGGGAGAAACTCAAAGGCAAGATGAATCCTGTTATAAGAGCGGTTGAGCCCTCGGCTTGTCCTTCCCTGACCAAAGGGGTTTACGCTTATGATTTCGGTGATACGGCTGGATTAACTCCTTTGATGAAGATGCATACTTTAGGACATGACTTCATTCCTGATCCTATCCACGCCGGTAATAAAATAAGCTTTAACCCCAACATTTTAGACACAAAATGTGAAGAGTTCTACTTTTGGATACTTAATTTCTTGGTTTCCTcacttcttgatttttttttctttctttttcattttgttcttctttatcTATGCCAATGATAAGCAAGTTTAAAACCCAAGATAAACACACTTCAAGGCTTCTCAGacttcttgcttcttgtttcttgtttcttgattcttgatttcttgtgttcttgaaatcttgttttccttttggctaatttgttgtgttttatattttggttcGTTTGACAGGTGGATTACGGTACCATGGGATGGCACCCTTGATTTCACATGTGTATGAACAAGGTTTCATGGAAGCAATCTCAATTCCTCAAATCGAGTGTTTCCAAGGTGGTTCTTCGTCTAGTCGCGACTACTCAAATCTCACCAACGCCTCCATTAGCTTTAGttaactttaaattttgtatcttCAGTGAACTGTAATATCAACTTTCCGGTCTAATTTTCTTGCAGGTGCAATTCAGTTTGCAAGAACAGAAGGTATAATACCAGCGCCCGAACCGACTCACGCCATTGCTGCAACCATAAGAGAAGCTCTCCGATGCAAAGAAACAGGAGAAGAAAAAGTGATACTAATGGCAATGTGTGGACATGGCCACTTCGACCTTACCTCTTATGACAAGTATTTACGAGGCGAATTGATAGATTTATCATTCGGCGAAGAGAATATACGAGAGTCTCTGTCCAAGGTTCCTCATGTTGTTTAGCTCCTATAGTACTggtttgatattattataaacTTCGTTGTTAAAGAACAACAATTATAAACTTGTTATGAACTTTATTATAAGCTTGGAGGTAACAAGATATTTATTgagaagaatcaaaagagaagagatctaGAGAGATGAGTGTATGGACTTTAGAGAGAAGCTAGAGAGAAACTAGAGATAGAAAGACTTCTCACCACTCTCCTTCTCTTTTACATAGCTAATATTTTATAGAGGGAGGAGACAAAGACAAACATAGAAGGGTTGATGACAAGTGGTGAATCAAGTAAACAAGTGTCACATGCATTGCATGAGGCGGGATACTTGTTGTGATGGATTGCAT
The sequence above is a segment of the Camelina sativa cultivar DH55 chromosome 10, Cs, whole genome shotgun sequence genome. Coding sequences within it:
- the LOC104719520 gene encoding uncharacterized protein LOC104719520; this translates as MASQLLLLPNPFTKSVSAKIFFTGDYQGLNDLTLKRRSTQPTKVSNGFSLRAKATSRSTHNKSFVEIPKQWYNLVADLSGKPPPPLHPKTFQPIKPEDLSHLFPNELIKQEAAQERFIDIPEEVLEIYKLWRPTPLIRAKRLEKLLQTPARIYFKYEGGSPAGSHKPNTAVPQAYYNAKEGIKNVVTETGAGQWGSSLAFASSLFGLDCEVWQVANSYHQKPYRRLMMQTWGAKVHPSPSDLTEAGRRILQSDPSSPGSLGIAISEAVEVAARNEDTKYCLGSVLNHVLLHQTIIGEECIQQMENFGETPDVIIGCTGGGSNFAGLSFPFIREKLKGKMNPVIRAVEPSACPSLTKGVYAYDFGDTAGLTPLMKMHTLGHDFIPDPIHAGGLRYHGMAPLISHVYEQGFMEAISIPQIECFQGAIQFARTEGIIPAPEPTHAIAATIREALRCKETGEEKVILMAMCGHGHFDLTSYDKYLRGELIDLSFGEENIRESLSKVPHVV